The sequence gttgaagtgtacctctggtgcaaattactgacctctgtcatcattttaagtgggggaacttgcacaatcggtggctgactaaatacttttttgccccactgtatgaaagataataaaaatgacctgatataagtgttttgtaagcatgtattgcaattccttctatgttctagtttccctCAACATGAATGACCTGGACAGTcacgccagtgaagcttaagacccttaatgaaccgaacatcaactcaaaataagcacagatatgcaatatgtataaaatagttataactgcatctGGAATACAAGATTAATATGATAACAGTATGCATaaccatcttaaagctatctgttacattgttaaagcaatgatcatactgcagattatattgtgctggtaaaatacttttgttcATCCCCACACTGTCAAGTTTGAGCCGGGAACCATCTTGCTGCGAGGCAAGCGAGCTAACAAATGCACCACTCCACAAAGCTATAGCAGTTTGTCCAAACTGTCACCTTCTTCCTCTGTTGCTTTCATCGAGGCGTTGCCACTGGCTTAACTGGTCCAAAAAAATGTAACCgtcatgtgaaaacaaaatgccCAATTCACTGCAGTGCTGAGACGCAGATATGACTTTTAATGATAAAACATATCTACTTCATTAATACAAAACAACATGACACATACTGTAGAATATTCTTTCTAcacaacagttaaaaaaacatattattcACTTGAGAATCTAAAATGGTCCCCATGTTGAAATTATAGCACAATGCCAGAGAACCTTAAGACCTGACATACCATCAGCCCAGCAATAGCACATAATAAAACCAAAGGTGTGGTATCGTCtctatgttacaaagtattcaCAGAGTCCTTGAATTTTTCTGGAGTCTCTTATGATAAGCCAGATAACCTCTCACTCACTTCCCACAGCTTCTTTGCCAGGGCATCATCTCGAGCTTTGACTCCTACTTGTTGCAGCGCACAATTGGAGAAGTAGCGTCCACTGAGGGGTTCAATGCCCTCTTGTAGAGCACAGTAAAGGGTGGTCTGTGACCCCTCCTCAAGGCTGAGGAAGAACAGCTTTGCAAAAGGCATCATGAGAAGCTGCAGCCACAGGCTCATACTGCGACCCAGCTCTGTGTAGATGACTCCTGGGAAGAACAGAGGTGATCTTAACTCAGAGGTACTCATTTGGACATGTAGTGTTGTAGTAGCTTTTGCTTGTGGTACACACAGCCTCACACCAAAAATGGAAGCAGACACTGACCTGGGTGCAGGCAGTAGCAGGAGACACTGGTGCCCTCCAGTTTGTTGGACAACTCCCTGGTAAAAAGCACATTACACAGTTTGCTGTTACAGTAGGCCTGGAAGCTGTCCCAGGTAGACTGACCTGACACCAAATCTTTCTGGGAATTAAGCAGAGAGAAGTCAACGGTTCCAAGGTGGTGCAGCAGTGCAGCCACTGTGACCACTCTACTGGGACCACACTGCTTTAGCCGCTCCAGGAGGAGA comes from Astatotilapia calliptera chromosome 14, fAstCal1.2, whole genome shotgun sequence and encodes:
- the LOC113036840 gene encoding dehydrogenase/reductase SDR family member 13-like isoform X2, with the protein product MEQEQESGNNQVVFMHLDLASLKSVQSFAETFLKTEPRLDILINNAGVMGLGCTEEGFGMAFGVNHLGHFLLTNLLLERLKQCGPSRVVTVAALLHHLGTVDFSLLNSQKDLVSGQSTWDSFQAYCNSKLCNVLFTRELSNKLEGTSVSCYCLHPGVIYTELGRSMSLWLQLLMMPFAKLFFLSLEEGSQTTLYCALQEGIEPLSGRYFSNCALQQVGVKARDDALAKKLWEVSERLSGLS
- the LOC113036840 gene encoding dehydrogenase/reductase SDR family member 13-like isoform X1, encoding MSALLCLIAGFVSFYVLVYYCVFRSARCSSSVKLKGKTAIVTGSNTGIGKSTALQLAKRGARVILACRNKERGEAAAYDIRRESGNNQVVFMHLDLASLKSVQSFAETFLKTEPRLDILINNAGVMGLGCTEEGFGMAFGVNHLGHFLLTNLLLERLKQCGPSRVVTVAALLHHLGTVDFSLLNSQKDLVSGQSTWDSFQAYCNSKLCNVLFTRELSNKLEGTSVSCYCLHPGVIYTELGRSMSLWLQLLMMPFAKLFFLSLEEGSQTTLYCALQEGIEPLSGRYFSNCALQQVGVKARDDALAKKLWEVSERLSGLS